One genomic region from Streptomyces sp. NBC_00457 encodes:
- a CDS encoding aldo/keto reductase gives MEHTRLGTSGLKVSRIALGCMSFGDPAKRMPWVLDDTAAEPIFRQTVELGITFWDTANIYGLGTSEEIVGRALRKYTQRDDIVLATKLFQPMHQGPGGAGLSRKAVMEQIDASLRRLDTDYVDLYQIHRFDPETPVEETMEALHDVVKAGKARYIGASSMWAWQFAKLQHAAEANGWTRFVSMQDHYSVIHREEEREMFGLLADQGVGSIPWSPLAGGRVTRPWGEQGTTRRSEEDRQVDMNGRPLFLDSDKPIVDAVQKIAEERGVSMAQIALAWVLKNPVVSAPIVGATKPHHLADAVAALDIELTDDEVDALEAPYVPRLPIFFS, from the coding sequence ATGGAGCACACGCGTCTCGGAACCTCGGGCCTGAAAGTCAGCCGTATCGCGCTCGGTTGCATGAGCTTCGGCGACCCCGCGAAACGGATGCCATGGGTGCTCGACGACACGGCGGCCGAGCCGATCTTCCGGCAGACCGTCGAACTCGGCATCACGTTCTGGGACACCGCCAACATCTACGGTCTGGGCACCTCCGAGGAGATCGTCGGACGCGCGCTGCGGAAGTACACCCAGCGCGACGACATCGTCCTCGCCACGAAACTGTTCCAGCCCATGCACCAGGGGCCGGGCGGCGCGGGGCTCTCGCGCAAGGCAGTCATGGAGCAGATCGACGCCTCGCTGCGGCGCCTGGACACCGACTACGTCGACCTGTACCAGATCCACCGCTTCGACCCCGAGACACCGGTCGAAGAGACGATGGAAGCGCTGCACGACGTGGTCAAGGCAGGCAAGGCCCGCTACATCGGCGCCTCCTCGATGTGGGCGTGGCAGTTCGCGAAACTGCAGCACGCCGCGGAAGCGAACGGCTGGACGCGATTCGTGTCCATGCAGGACCACTACAGCGTGATCCACCGCGAGGAGGAACGTGAGATGTTCGGCCTGCTCGCAGACCAGGGCGTGGGCAGCATCCCGTGGAGCCCGCTCGCCGGGGGAAGGGTGACCCGCCCCTGGGGCGAGCAGGGCACGACGCGCAGGTCGGAGGAGGACCGCCAGGTCGACATGAACGGCCGGCCGCTCTTCCTCGACAGCGACAAGCCCATCGTCGACGCCGTGCAGAAGATCGCCGAGGAGCGCGGGGTCTCCATGGCGCAGATCGCGCTGGCCTGGGTGCTCAAGAACCCGGTGGTCTCGGCCCCGATCGTGGGCGCCACCAAGCCGCACCACTTGGCCGACGCCGTCGCGGCGCTCGACATCGAGCTGACCGACGACGAGGTCGACGCTCTTGAAGCACCCTATGTTCCGCGCCTGCCCATCTTTTTCTCCTGA